In Parus major isolate Abel chromosome 19, Parus_major1.1, whole genome shotgun sequence, a genomic segment contains:
- the SRSF1 gene encoding serine/arginine-rich splicing factor 1 isoform X1: MSGGGVIRGPAGNNDCRIYVGNLPPDIRTKDIEDVFYKYGAIRDIDLKNRRGGPPFAFVEFEDPRDAEDAVYGRDGYDYDGYRLRVEFPRSGRGTGRGGGGGGGGGAPRGRYGPPSRRSEYRVIVSGLPPSGSWQDLKDHMREAGDVCYADVFRDGTGVVEFVRKEDMTYAVRKLDNTKFRSHEGETAYIRVKVDGPRSPSYGRSRSRSRSRSRSRSRSNSRSRSYSPRRSRGSPRYSPRHSRSRSRT; the protein is encoded by the exons ATGTCCGGCGGCGGCGTCATCCGCGGCCCGGCCGGCAACAACGACTGCCGCATCTACGTGGGGAACCTGCCCCCCGACATCCGCACCAAGGACATCGAGGACGTGTTCTACAAGTACGGCGCCATCCGCGACATCGACTTGAAGAACCGCCGCGGAGGCCCGCCCTTCGCCTTCGTCGAGTTTGAGGACCCCAG GGACGCGGAGGACGCCGTCTACGGGCGGGACGGCTACGACTACGATGGGTATCGCCTCCGCGTGGAGTTCCCTCGGAGCGGCCGCGGCACCGGCagaggcggcggcggcggcggagggggAGGAGCCCCCCGGGGCAGGTACGGCCCCCCGTCCCGGCGCTCGGAGTACAGAGTGATCGTCTCGG GGCTGCCTCCAAGTGGAAGTTGGCAGGATTTAAAGGATCACATGCGTGAAGCAGGTGATGTATGTTATGCTGATGTTTTCCGAGATGGCACTGGTGTCGTGGAGTTTGTGCGGAAGGAAGACATGACCTACGCTGTGCGAAAGCTGGATAACACTAAATTTAGATCTCACGAG GGAGAAACTGCCTACATCCGTGTTAAAGTTGATGGCCCAAGAAGCCCAAGCTATGGAAGATCTCGGTCCCGCAGCCGTAGTCGTAGCAGGAGCCGTAGTCGAAGCAACAGCAGAAGCCGCAGTTATTCCCCAAGAAGAAGCAGAGGATCTCCACGCTACTCTCCCCGCCACAGCAGATCCCGATCTCGTACATAA
- the SRSF1 gene encoding serine/arginine-rich splicing factor 1 isoform X2: MSGGGVIRGPAGNNDCRIYVGNLPPDIRTKDIEDVFYKYGAIRDIDLKNRRGGPPFAFVEFEDPRDAEDAVYGRDGYDYDGYRLRVEFPRSGRGTGRGGGGGGGGGAPRGRYGPPSRRSEYRVIVSGLPPSGSWQDLKDHMREAGDVCYADVFRDGTGVVEFVRKEDMTYAVRKLDNTKFRSHETYLKRWIKNALD; the protein is encoded by the exons ATGTCCGGCGGCGGCGTCATCCGCGGCCCGGCCGGCAACAACGACTGCCGCATCTACGTGGGGAACCTGCCCCCCGACATCCGCACCAAGGACATCGAGGACGTGTTCTACAAGTACGGCGCCATCCGCGACATCGACTTGAAGAACCGCCGCGGAGGCCCGCCCTTCGCCTTCGTCGAGTTTGAGGACCCCAG GGACGCGGAGGACGCCGTCTACGGGCGGGACGGCTACGACTACGATGGGTATCGCCTCCGCGTGGAGTTCCCTCGGAGCGGCCGCGGCACCGGCagaggcggcggcggcggcggagggggAGGAGCCCCCCGGGGCAGGTACGGCCCCCCGTCCCGGCGCTCGGAGTACAGAGTGATCGTCTCGG GGCTGCCTCCAAGTGGAAGTTGGCAGGATTTAAAGGATCACATGCGTGAAGCAGGTGATGTATGTTATGCTGATGTTTTCCGAGATGGCACTGGTGTCGTGGAGTTTGTGCGGAAGGAAGACATGACCTACGCTGTGCGAAAGCTGGATAACACTAAATTTAGATCTCACGAG ACATATCTGAAGAGATGGATTAAGAATGCTTTGGATTAA